A stretch of Mustelus asterias chromosome 24, sMusAst1.hap1.1, whole genome shotgun sequence DNA encodes these proteins:
- the mrpl46 gene encoding large ribosomal subunit protein mL46 isoform X2, whose product MAAVALRRFPALAGPGLGVRVGWGSRLHSLGLRGGPGPNQTPRVPGWQCCGAVCLQRAAVLSREKNPMESAFVQMLEQVELEKSLCSDHELQVFEDEEKMRWRQADDYDSDEEEDVGQDIVTAQDLEDMWEQKLRRFIVANRIQEADKKNDRSTLNRRLDEKLTLLVKEKVGDEEIWLLPQSEWKSGETLRQTAERTLSILSGNELQAAFLGNAPAGFYKYKYPKAMRTSDTVGAKVFFFKALLMNGDLKTKRKGDYVWVTKSELKDYLKPKYLQQVNRFIFDTSAMPA is encoded by the exons ATGGCGGCGGTGGCGCTGCGTCGCTTCCCAGCGCTCGCCGGCCCTGGGCTTGGAGTCAGGGTCGGGTGGGGCTCGCGGCTCCATTCCTTGGGGCTGAGGGGCGGCCCAGGCCCAAACCAGACGCCCAGGGTGCCGGGTTGGCAGTGTTGCGGCGCGGTGTGCTTGCAGCGGGCGGCCGTCCTCTCACGGGAGAAGAACCCGATGGAAAGCGCGTTCGTGCAGATGCTGGAACAG GTAGAATTGGAGAAAAGCCTCTGCTCTGATCACGAGCTCCAAGTCTTTGAAGATGAAGAAAAAATGCGTTGGAGGCAGGCAGATGATTACGATTCAGACGAGGAAGAAGATGTTGGCCAAGACATTGTGACTGCCCAAGATCTGGAAGATATGTGGGAGCAGAAACTCAGACGGTTTATTGTTGCTAATAGAATACAAG AAGCTGACAAGAAGAACGACAGATCGACATTGAACAGGCGATTGGACGAGAAGCTGACATTACTAGTAAAAGAAAAAGTGGGAGATGAGGAGATTTGGTTGCtgccacagagtgaatggaagtcaGGAGAAACCTTGAGGCAGACTGCAGAACGCACCCTGTCCATACTATCTG GAAATGAATTGCAAGCTGCTTTTCTGGGCAATGCTCCAGCTGGTTTCTATAAATACAAGTATCCTAAGGCCATGCGGACTTCCGACACTGTGGGGGCCAAAGTATTTTTCTTCAAAGCCTTGCTGATGAATGGAGACCTGAAGACAAAAAGGAAGGGAGACTACGTGTGGGTAACTAAGAGCGAACTTAAGGACTACCTCAAACCAAAATACTTGCAGCAAGTTAATCGCTTCATCTTTGATACCTCGGCAATGCCCGCATAA
- the mrpl46 gene encoding large ribosomal subunit protein mL46 isoform X1, with the protein MAAVALRRFPALAGPGLGVRVGWGSRLHSLGLRGGPGPNQTPRVPGWQCCGAVCLQRAAVLSREKNPMESAFVQMLEQVELEKSLCSDHELQVFEDEEKMRWRQADDYDSDEEEDVGQDIVTAQDLEDMWEQKLRRFIVANRIQEADKKNDRSTLNRRLDEKLTLLVKEKVGDEEIWLLPQSEWKSGETLRQTAERTLSILSGSSLCGNELQAAFLGNAPAGFYKYKYPKAMRTSDTVGAKVFFFKALLMNGDLKTKRKGDYVWVTKSELKDYLKPKYLQQVNRFIFDTSAMPA; encoded by the exons ATGGCGGCGGTGGCGCTGCGTCGCTTCCCAGCGCTCGCCGGCCCTGGGCTTGGAGTCAGGGTCGGGTGGGGCTCGCGGCTCCATTCCTTGGGGCTGAGGGGCGGCCCAGGCCCAAACCAGACGCCCAGGGTGCCGGGTTGGCAGTGTTGCGGCGCGGTGTGCTTGCAGCGGGCGGCCGTCCTCTCACGGGAGAAGAACCCGATGGAAAGCGCGTTCGTGCAGATGCTGGAACAG GTAGAATTGGAGAAAAGCCTCTGCTCTGATCACGAGCTCCAAGTCTTTGAAGATGAAGAAAAAATGCGTTGGAGGCAGGCAGATGATTACGATTCAGACGAGGAAGAAGATGTTGGCCAAGACATTGTGACTGCCCAAGATCTGGAAGATATGTGGGAGCAGAAACTCAGACGGTTTATTGTTGCTAATAGAATACAAG AAGCTGACAAGAAGAACGACAGATCGACATTGAACAGGCGATTGGACGAGAAGCTGACATTACTAGTAAAAGAAAAAGTGGGAGATGAGGAGATTTGGTTGCtgccacagagtgaatggaagtcaGGAGAAACCTTGAGGCAGACTGCAGAACGCACCCTGTCCATACTATCTGGTAGCAGCCTTTGTG GAAATGAATTGCAAGCTGCTTTTCTGGGCAATGCTCCAGCTGGTTTCTATAAATACAAGTATCCTAAGGCCATGCGGACTTCCGACACTGTGGGGGCCAAAGTATTTTTCTTCAAAGCCTTGCTGATGAATGGAGACCTGAAGACAAAAAGGAAGGGAGACTACGTGTGGGTAACTAAGAGCGAACTTAAGGACTACCTCAAACCAAAATACTTGCAGCAAGTTAATCGCTTCATCTTTGATACCTCGGCAATGCCCGCATAA